One segment of Streptomyces sp. YIM 121038 DNA contains the following:
- a CDS encoding GGDEF domain-containing protein: protein MQDLHVARSLADTLQAVSDGLVSGLGYEMVCVNLVRPDGDLVVASFSGNIEVEGRITGQVGSRAAWDRHFSMGEAWGDLLRFIPYTESRLGDDDDIPGWYTDGPLPRFEDEWHPLDRLFAAMYVPDGTRRQLLGVITVGGPPAGRRPNLEQRDALRSYAFQAAIAISNARLRANMQRALVRLEREQKALRASEESFRQAFEYAPNGAAIAEMGGDQHGRILRTNDALCRLLGRPARALRRYAFSDLVHPEDIELLLRTSAENGRVELRLGRRDGTYVWVSMRNTVVADSPEGPRFLLTHVEDIQERKRRELELAHRASHDQLTGLSNSAELHVRLSAYLCQPYGDLQEHHRHATAPQNDPHDTGLAVVFCALRDFKRINVRFGRQSGDLVLIEVGRRLAVFSREGDTIARLDGDEFVLLVDGITKFAAQDLVLRMQNNIRLPIGISGDQVVRIGWSFSITWAQCGMKAADVIRAAREAATD from the coding sequence ATGCAAGACCTGCATGTTGCCCGTAGTCTGGCCGACACGCTGCAGGCCGTCTCGGACGGTCTCGTGAGTGGGCTTGGTTACGAGATGGTTTGCGTGAACCTTGTACGCCCAGACGGTGACCTCGTCGTAGCTTCCTTTTCGGGCAACATCGAGGTTGAAGGTCGCATTACTGGACAGGTCGGCTCTCGCGCTGCCTGGGACCGTCACTTCTCCATGGGTGAAGCGTGGGGTGACCTCCTCCGCTTCATCCCCTATACCGAAAGTCGACTCGGCGACGATGATGACATCCCGGGGTGGTACACCGACGGCCCCCTGCCACGCTTCGAGGATGAGTGGCACCCCCTGGATCGCCTATTCGCCGCCATGTATGTGCCCGACGGTACCCGCCGGCAGTTGCTTGGCGTCATAACCGTAGGTGGGCCGCCCGCTGGCCGCCGCCCCAACCTGGAACAGCGGGATGCATTGCGGTCCTACGCATTCCAGGCGGCCATCGCAATCAGTAATGCTCGTCTCCGTGCCAACATGCAGCGTGCCCTGGTCCGCCTGGAGCGGGAGCAGAAGGCTTTGCGCGCTAGCGAGGAAAGCTTCAGGCAGGCATTCGAGTATGCCCCTAATGGCGCGGCTATAGCTGAGATGGGTGGTGACCAGCACGGTCGAATTCTGCGCACCAACGACGCGCTGTGCCGATTGCTCGGGCGTCCTGCAAGAGCGCTTCGCCGCTACGCCTTCTCGGATCTCGTCCATCCTGAGGACATTGAACTGCTACTGAGAACTTCCGCCGAAAATGGCCGTGTGGAGCTGCGCCTTGGGCGCCGCGACGGCACCTATGTATGGGTTTCCATGCGGAACACTGTCGTCGCGGACTCCCCTGAAGGGCCGCGTTTTCTACTCACCCATGTCGAAGACATCCAGGAGCGAAAGCGTCGCGAGCTCGAACTGGCTCATCGCGCTTCTCATGACCAGCTCACGGGGCTCTCAAACTCTGCTGAGCTGCACGTTCGCCTGAGCGCTTACCTTTGCCAACCGTATGGTGACCTTCAGGAACACCATCGACATGCAACTGCTCCCCAAAATGATCCGCATGACACCGGGCTGGCTGTTGTTTTTTGTGCGCTCCGCGACTTCAAGCGGATCAATGTTCGATTTGGGCGTCAGAGTGGTGATCTCGTCCTCATCGAGGTCGGCCGACGTCTGGCAGTCTTTTCTCGAGAGGGAGATACAATCGCCCGGCTTGACGGGGACGAGTTCGTCTTGCTTGTCGACGGCATCACAAAGTTCGCTGCCCAGGACCTCGTCTTGAGAATGCAGAATAATATCCGCCTACCCATCGGCATTAGCGGTGACCAGGTTGTCCGCATAGGCTGGAGCTTTAGTATTACGTGGGCTCAATGCGGCATGAAGGCAGCTGATGTGATACGGGCTGCACGAGAGGCTGCAACTGACTAA
- a CDS encoding urease accessory protein UreD, whose protein sequence is MTSAPVARALGSAGVRATARVTARPDGRGGTALPVLEGEGPLALRRVRAAGPAGGAARVLLVGAMSGPLGGDHFTVEATAERGARLHIGSAAATMALPGQDRREAHYDVRLTVAEDAELHWLPEQLISVRDSDLRVTTRVDITEGGRLVLREEQALGRTAEPPGLLRTRLTVHHAGRPLLDQQLTCGPTAPPGWNGPAVLDGHRAVGQLLLVRPEFRTSPPPATVLDDHAALTPLPGPAALVTAVAPDALRLRRILDGALERWG, encoded by the coding sequence GTGACGAGCGCACCGGTGGCGCGGGCCCTGGGCTCCGCGGGAGTCAGGGCCACCGCCCGCGTGACCGCCCGGCCCGACGGCCGCGGCGGCACCGCCCTGCCGGTCCTGGAGGGCGAGGGCCCGCTGGCGCTGCGCCGCGTCCGCGCCGCGGGCCCGGCGGGCGGTGCCGCCCGGGTCCTGCTGGTCGGCGCGATGAGCGGCCCGCTGGGCGGCGACCACTTCACCGTCGAGGCGACGGCCGAGCGGGGCGCGCGCCTGCACATCGGCTCCGCGGCGGCCACGATGGCCCTGCCGGGCCAGGACCGGCGCGAGGCCCACTACGACGTGCGCCTCACCGTCGCCGAGGACGCGGAACTGCACTGGCTCCCCGAGCAGCTGATCTCCGTACGGGACAGTGACCTGCGGGTCACCACCCGGGTGGACATCACCGAGGGCGGCCGCCTGGTCCTGCGCGAGGAACAGGCCCTGGGCCGCACCGCGGAACCCCCCGGCCTCCTGCGCACCCGCCTCACCGTCCACCACGCGGGCCGCCCCCTCCTCGACCAGCAACTGACCTGTGGCCCCACCGCCCCACCCGGCTGGAACGGCCCGGCGGTCCTGGACGGCCACCGTGCCGTCGGTCAACTCCTCCTCGTACGCCCCGAGTTCCGGACCTCCCCACCCCCCGCCACCGTCCTCGACGACCACGCGGCCCTCACCCCCCTCCCCGGCCCCGCAGCCCTCGTCACGGCCGTCGCCCCGGACGCGCTGCGCCTGCGCCGGATCCTGGACGGGGCGCTGGAGCGGTGGGGGTAG
- the ureG gene encoding urease accessory protein UreG: MHLDHSHDEASAVSADAHRPDGRRRALRIGLGGPVGSGKTATVAALCRALRAELSLAVLTNDIYTREDAEFLLKEAVLPPERIAAVETGACPHTAIRDDISANLEAVEDLEDEVGPLDLILVESGGDNLTATFSRGLVDAQIFVIDVAGGDDIPRKGGPGVTTADLLVVNKTDLAPYVGSDLARMAADAKAQRAELPVVFQSLRSAEGVTAVSDWVRAQYAAWVAADA, from the coding sequence ATGCACTTGGACCATAGCCACGACGAAGCCTCGGCCGTGAGCGCGGACGCGCACCGCCCCGACGGCCGGCGCCGGGCCCTCCGCATAGGCCTGGGCGGCCCGGTCGGCTCGGGCAAGACGGCCACGGTGGCGGCCCTGTGCCGCGCGCTGCGCGCGGAGCTGTCCCTCGCCGTCCTGACGAATGACATCTACACCCGCGAGGACGCCGAGTTCCTGCTCAAGGAAGCGGTGCTGCCGCCGGAGCGGATCGCCGCCGTGGAGACGGGCGCCTGCCCGCACACCGCGATCAGGGACGACATCTCCGCGAACCTGGAGGCGGTGGAGGACCTGGAGGACGAGGTGGGCCCGCTGGACCTGATCCTCGTGGAGTCCGGCGGCGACAACCTGACGGCGACCTTCTCGCGCGGCCTCGTGGACGCCCAGATCTTCGTGATCGACGTGGCCGGAGGGGACGACATCCCGCGCAAGGGCGGCCCCGGCGTGACGACGGCCGACCTGCTCGTGGTGAACAAGACGGACCTCGCCCCGTACGTCGGCTCGGACCTGGCCCGCATGGCCGCGGACGCCAAGGCGCAGCGCGCCGAACTGCCGGTGGTCTTCCAGTCGCTGCGCTCGGCCGAGGGCGTGACGGCGGTGTCCGACTGGGTGCGCGCGCAGTACGCGGCCTGGGTCGCGGCCGACGCGTGA
- a CDS encoding urease accessory UreF family protein yields the protein MSRAALLILADGRFPAGGHAHSGGAEAAVKAGRITGAPSLEAFCRGRLHTTGLVSAALAAAAALGVAETAALDEAADARTPSLALRTAARKLGRQLLRAARATWPAPELDALARAFPKGAHQPVVLGAAARAAGLGAADAAYCSAYESVSGPATAVVRLLSLDPFDATAALARLGDDVDRVVAEAVAAAGNVRDEGLDALPAASAPLLEIGGEAHAAWPVRLFAS from the coding sequence ATGTCACGAGCAGCACTCCTGATCCTGGCCGACGGCCGCTTCCCCGCCGGGGGCCACGCGCACTCCGGCGGCGCCGAGGCGGCCGTCAAGGCCGGGCGGATCACCGGGGCGCCGAGCCTGGAGGCCTTCTGCCGGGGGCGGCTGCACACCACCGGCCTGGTGTCCGCCGCCCTGGCGGCGGCCGCCGCGCTCGGCGTCGCGGAGACGGCCGCCCTCGACGAGGCCGCCGACGCGCGCACCCCGTCCCTGGCCCTGCGGACCGCCGCGCGCAAGCTGGGCCGCCAGCTGCTGCGGGCGGCCCGTGCCACCTGGCCCGCGCCCGAGCTCGACGCGCTGGCCCGGGCCTTCCCCAAGGGCGCCCACCAGCCGGTCGTCCTCGGCGCCGCGGCGCGGGCGGCCGGGCTCGGGGCCGCCGACGCGGCGTACTGCTCCGCCTACGAGTCCGTCAGCGGGCCCGCCACGGCGGTCGTGCGCCTGCTGAGCCTCGACCCCTTCGACGCCACGGCCGCGCTGGCGCGGCTCGGGGACGACGTGGACCGGGTGGTGGCGGAGGCGGTGGCCGCGGCCGGGAACGTACGCGACGAGGGCCTCGACGCGCTCCCGGCGGCGTCGGCGCCGCTCCTCGAGATCGGGGGCGAGGCGCATGCGGCGTGGCCGGTACGGCTGTTCGCGTCGTAG
- a CDS encoding urease subunit alpha, with translation MPELSRAAYADLFGPTTGDRVRLADTDLLVEIEEDRSGGPGRSGDEAVFGGGKVIRESMGQARTTRAEGAPDTVVTGALIIDHWGVVKADVGIRDGRITGIGKAGNPDTMDGVHPELVIGPETEILAGNGKILTAGGIDTHIHFISPTIVDEALASGVTTLIGGGTGPAEGSKATTITPGAWHLARMFAAMENSPVNIGFLGKGNTTNAASMHAQLRAGAVSFKIHEDWGATPAVIDACLNVCEDTGAQLAVHTDTLNEAGFVDATFAAVGGRTMHAFHVEGAGGGHAPDMITAVSLPNMLPSSTNPTRPHTVNTVEEHLDMLMVCHHLNPAVPEDLAFAESRIRPTTIAAEDVLHDLGAISIMSSDSQAMGRIGEVVLRTWQTAHVMKRRRGALPGDTRADNHRARRYVAKYTINAAIAQGIEHEVGSVESGKLADLVLWEPAFFGVKPQVVLKGGQIAYAQMGDANASIPTPQPVLPRPMFGARGRAPALNSVNFVTQSALDDDLPERLGLDRRFVAIRSTRGRTKADMRENDALPRVEVAPDSFAVTIDGELVEPAPAAELPMAQRYFLF, from the coding sequence GTGCCTGAGCTGTCCCGAGCCGCGTACGCGGACCTGTTCGGCCCCACCACCGGCGACCGCGTCCGGCTCGCCGACACCGACCTGCTCGTGGAGATCGAGGAGGACCGCTCGGGCGGCCCCGGACGCTCCGGCGACGAGGCCGTGTTCGGCGGCGGCAAGGTCATCCGCGAGTCGATGGGCCAGGCCCGCACGACCCGGGCCGAGGGCGCGCCCGACACCGTCGTCACCGGCGCGCTCATCATCGACCACTGGGGCGTCGTCAAGGCCGACGTCGGCATCCGCGACGGCCGCATCACGGGCATCGGCAAGGCGGGCAACCCGGACACCATGGACGGGGTGCACCCCGAGCTCGTCATCGGCCCCGAGACCGAGATCCTCGCGGGCAACGGCAAGATCCTCACCGCGGGCGGCATCGACACGCACATCCACTTCATCTCGCCGACCATCGTCGACGAGGCCCTGGCCTCCGGCGTCACCACGCTCATCGGCGGCGGCACGGGCCCCGCCGAGGGCAGCAAGGCCACGACGATCACACCCGGCGCCTGGCATCTGGCGCGGATGTTCGCCGCGATGGAGAACAGCCCCGTCAACATCGGCTTCCTGGGCAAGGGCAACACGACCAACGCCGCCTCGATGCACGCGCAGCTGCGCGCGGGCGCCGTCAGCTTCAAGATCCACGAGGACTGGGGTGCCACCCCCGCCGTCATCGACGCCTGTCTGAACGTCTGCGAGGACACGGGCGCCCAGCTCGCCGTCCACACCGACACCCTGAACGAGGCGGGCTTCGTCGACGCCACCTTCGCCGCGGTCGGCGGCCGTACGATGCACGCCTTCCACGTCGAGGGCGCGGGCGGCGGCCACGCCCCCGACATGATCACGGCGGTCTCGCTGCCGAACATGCTGCCCAGCTCGACCAATCCGACGCGTCCGCACACCGTCAACACCGTCGAGGAGCACCTCGACATGCTGATGGTCTGTCACCACCTCAACCCGGCGGTCCCGGAGGACCTGGCCTTCGCCGAGTCCCGCATCCGCCCCACCACCATCGCCGCCGAGGACGTCCTCCACGACCTGGGCGCGATCTCGATCATGTCCTCGGACTCCCAGGCGATGGGCCGGATCGGCGAGGTCGTCCTGCGCACCTGGCAGACGGCGCACGTGATGAAGCGCCGCCGGGGCGCCCTGCCCGGCGACACCCGCGCCGACAACCACCGGGCCCGCCGCTACGTCGCGAAGTACACGATCAACGCGGCCATCGCCCAGGGCATCGAGCACGAGGTCGGCTCGGTGGAGAGCGGCAAGCTGGCCGATCTGGTCCTGTGGGAACCCGCGTTCTTCGGCGTCAAACCGCAGGTCGTCCTCAAGGGCGGGCAGATCGCGTACGCGCAGATGGGCGACGCCAACGCCTCGATCCCCACGCCGCAGCCGGTCCTTCCGCGCCCGATGTTCGGCGCCCGCGGCCGGGCGCCCGCGCTCAACTCCGTCAACTTCGTCACCCAGTCGGCCCTCGACGACGACCTGCCCGAGCGCCTCGGCCTCGACCGGCGCTTCGTGGCCATCCGCTCGACCCGGGGGCGCACGAAGGCGGACATGCGGGAGAACGACGCCCTGCCCCGGGTGGAGGTGGCGCCCGACAGCTTCGCGGTCACGATCGACGGCGAGCTGGTGGAGCCCGCACCGGCGGCCGAACTCCCCATGGCCCAGCGCTACTTCCTCTTCTGA
- a CDS encoding urease subunit beta: MHTVTGSGRGPIPGEILFAEEPVPFNEGRETTRLTVLNAADRPVQVGSHYHFAEANPGLDFDRAAARGKRLNIAAGTAVRFEPGIPVDVELVPLAGARVVPGLRGETGGALDAPGPGGEPNGATRA, encoded by the coding sequence ATGCACACCGTGACCGGATCGGGCCGTGGCCCGATCCCCGGAGAGATCCTCTTCGCCGAGGAACCCGTCCCCTTCAACGAGGGCCGCGAGACGACCCGGCTGACCGTCCTGAACGCCGCCGACCGGCCCGTCCAGGTCGGCTCCCACTACCACTTCGCCGAGGCCAACCCCGGCCTGGACTTCGACCGAGCCGCCGCGCGCGGCAAGCGGCTCAACATCGCCGCGGGCACCGCCGTGCGCTTCGAGCCCGGCATCCCGGTGGACGTGGAGCTCGTCCCCCTGGCCGGCGCCCGCGTCGTCCCCGGACTGCGCGGGGAGACCGGGGGCGCCCTCGACGCCCCCGGCCCGGGCGGCGAACCGAACGGAGCGACCCGTGCCTGA
- a CDS encoding urease subunit gamma, which yields MQLTPHEQERLLIHVAADVAEKRRARGLRLNHPEAIALITSHVLEGARDGRSVADLMASGRRVLTRDDVMEGIPEMIHDVQVEATFPDGTKLVTVHDPIV from the coding sequence GTGCAACTGACCCCGCACGAGCAGGAGAGACTGCTCATCCATGTGGCCGCCGACGTGGCCGAGAAGCGCAGGGCGCGCGGCCTCAGGCTCAACCACCCCGAGGCGATCGCCCTCATCACGTCGCACGTCCTGGAGGGCGCGAGGGACGGCCGCAGCGTCGCCGATCTGATGGCGTCGGGCCGCAGGGTGCTCACGCGGGACGACGTCATGGAGGGCATCCCCGAGATGATCCACGACGTCCAGGTCGAGGCGACCTTCCCGGACGGCACCAAGCTCGTCACCGTCCATGACCCGATCGTGTGA
- a CDS encoding type II toxin-antitoxin system Phd/YefM family antitoxin, with translation MAYEIPVTQARAELADLINRVVYGGERVVVTRHGKPLVALVSADDLRRLEEAEEPAQEPVITSVSSIGGTASAPGERQRFGIAAEHHGPRMT, from the coding sequence ATGGCCTACGAGATTCCGGTGACGCAAGCCCGGGCGGAGCTCGCCGACCTGATCAACCGCGTCGTGTACGGCGGTGAGCGCGTCGTCGTCACACGGCACGGCAAGCCGCTCGTGGCCCTGGTGTCCGCGGACGACCTGCGGCGCCTGGAAGAGGCGGAAGAGCCCGCGCAGGAGCCGGTGATCACCTCGGTGTCGTCGATCGGCGGCACGGCATCCGCCCCCGGGGAGCGACAGCGCTTCGGCATCGCCGCCGAGCACCACGGGCCCCGGATGACCTAG
- a CDS encoding ATP-dependent Clp protease proteolytic subunit, which yields MRGPSARSVLPEFTERTSSGTRTWDPYSKLLDERIVFLGTPVDDVSANDVMAQVLYLEHAAPDRDISLYINSPGGDFSATTAIYDTLLYASCEVETVCLGQVASAAAVLLAAGTPGKRAILPGARVLLQQPALPEPVRGQPTDLRIRAEELRRTRALLEEMLARHTGRTPEQISADIERDTVLDAEAAVAYGLVDRVVPSRKAVRPDAG from the coding sequence ATGCGCGGACCGTCCGCCCGTTCCGTCCTGCCGGAGTTCACCGAGCGCACCAGTTCGGGCACGCGCACCTGGGATCCGTACTCCAAGCTCCTGGACGAGCGGATCGTCTTCCTCGGCACGCCGGTCGACGACGTCTCGGCGAACGACGTGATGGCACAGGTCCTCTATCTGGAGCACGCGGCACCGGACCGGGACATCTCGCTGTACATCAACTCCCCCGGCGGCGACTTCAGCGCGACGACCGCGATCTACGACACGCTGCTGTACGCCTCCTGCGAGGTGGAGACGGTCTGCCTCGGACAGGTCGCGTCCGCCGCCGCGGTGCTGCTCGCGGCGGGCACGCCCGGCAAGCGGGCGATCCTGCCCGGCGCCCGGGTGCTGCTCCAGCAGCCCGCTCTTCCCGAGCCGGTGCGCGGCCAGCCGACCGACCTGCGGATCCGCGCGGAGGAGCTGCGGCGCACCCGCGCGCTCCTGGAGGAGATGCTCGCCCGTCACACCGGGCGCACGCCCGAGCAGATCTCGGCCGACATCGAGCGGGACACGGTGCTCGACGCCGAAGCCGCCGTCGCCTACGGTCTGGTGGACCGGGTCGTCCCGAGCCGCAAGGCCGTGCGCCCGGACGCGGGATGA
- a CDS encoding C40 family peptidase, whose amino-acid sequence MTALHRVPSLLTRASTASALTLAAVGGTVVAPGLTGDAQAATSHGTKALKVAASKKGSPYSYGAIGPNRFDCSGLTLYSYKRVGKKLPRTAQQQYNKTRKVSSANRTRGDLVFFHSGRSVYHVGIYAGKGKIWHAPKRGTVVRLEKIWTNQVWYGRVR is encoded by the coding sequence ATGACTGCGCTGCATCGTGTTCCGTCGCTGCTGACGAGGGCCAGTACGGCCTCGGCACTCACACTCGCCGCCGTGGGCGGCACCGTCGTGGCCCCCGGGCTCACCGGAGACGCACAAGCGGCCACCTCGCACGGGACGAAGGCGCTCAAGGTCGCGGCGTCCAAGAAGGGCTCCCCGTACAGCTACGGCGCGATCGGGCCGAACCGTTTCGACTGCTCGGGCCTGACGCTCTACTCGTACAAGCGCGTCGGCAAGAAGCTGCCGCGCACCGCACAGCAGCAGTACAACAAGACCCGCAAGGTGTCCTCCGCCAACCGCACCCGGGGGGACCTGGTCTTCTTCCACTCCGGCCGGAGTGTCTACCACGTCGGCATATACGCCGGTAAGGGCAAGATCTGGCACGCCCCGAAGCGGGGCACCGTGGTGCGGCTCGAGAAGATCTGGACCAACCAGGTCTGGTACGGCCGGGTCCGCTGA
- a CDS encoding DUF6328 family protein: protein MADHHPRAAGVSRPDAARHTRNETPLERADRNFSELLQELRVTQTGVQILFAFLLTLAFTPRFPSLDSVQRATYVVTLLLAVLAAALFTAPAAVHRTLFARGAKPLIVRVSSRLAAVGLAVLVLALTGSVLLVVDVAVGRTDGVLAAAGTFLVCAGLWGVLPRLVGRAGGRR, encoded by the coding sequence ATGGCCGACCATCACCCCCGTGCCGCGGGCGTCTCCAGACCGGACGCCGCCCGGCACACGCGCAACGAGACGCCGCTGGAGCGGGCCGACCGCAACTTCTCCGAGCTCCTCCAGGAGCTGCGGGTCACCCAGACCGGTGTGCAGATCCTCTTCGCGTTCCTGCTCACCCTCGCCTTCACCCCGCGCTTCCCCTCGCTCGACTCCGTGCAGCGCGCCACGTACGTCGTCACGCTGCTCCTGGCGGTGCTCGCCGCCGCGCTGTTCACGGCGCCCGCCGCGGTGCACCGGACCCTGTTCGCGCGGGGCGCCAAGCCGCTGATCGTACGGGTGTCCTCGCGGCTCGCGGCCGTCGGCCTCGCGGTGCTCGTGCTCGCCCTCACCGGATCCGTCCTGCTCGTCGTCGACGTGGCCGTGGGCCGCACGGACGGGGTGCTCGCGGCCGCGGGCACGTTCCTGGTGTGCGCCGGGCTGTGGGGCGTGCTGCCGCGCCTGGTCGGCCGCGCGGGCGGGAGGCGCTGA
- a CDS encoding ATP-binding protein, with the protein MADHQEASVTLPSDPVSVSTARTYVADVLTEWGLPADADVADTVRLIVSELATNAVQHTLGLSPTFTVDVRLDRDERLRIGVTDSHPRFPKRLPAAVQQDNGRGMVIVRWLTAECGGRLTVRPTAAGGKTVWITLPWSVPVQS; encoded by the coding sequence ATGGCAGACCACCAGGAAGCATCAGTCACCCTGCCGAGCGACCCTGTCTCGGTCTCCACCGCCCGCACGTACGTGGCGGACGTCCTCACCGAGTGGGGCCTCCCGGCCGATGCCGACGTGGCCGACACGGTGCGGCTCATCGTCTCCGAGCTCGCCACGAACGCGGTGCAGCACACCCTCGGCCTCTCGCCCACCTTCACCGTGGACGTCCGGCTCGACCGCGACGAGCGGCTGCGCATCGGGGTCACGGACAGTCACCCCCGCTTCCCCAAGCGGCTGCCCGCGGCCGTCCAGCAGGACAACGGCAGAGGCATGGTCATCGTCCGCTGGCTCACCGCCGAGTGCGGCGGCAGACTCACGGTCCGCCCCACGGCGGCGGGCGGCAAGACGGTGTGGATCACCCTGCCGTGGTCGGTGCCGGTGCAGAGCTGA
- a CDS encoding helix-turn-helix transcriptional regulator, whose product MQYGPAVRRRKLGAELRALRAEAGLTSGEAASLVGWHQSKVSRIETGRSGVKATDVRLLLEAYGVQDPHLRELLVALAGGGDEHGRHHWWHAYRGLLPPAYRDFISLESQACRVRTLETTVVPGLLQTPEYARAVTRAALGGRPEEQVEALVQVRLARQDVLRSEPPLRLSVVLDEAVLRRQVGGPEVLSGQLRRLLDAARLPQVRLQVLPFASGEHIGLIGPFVILSFPNISDLDVVVLDHLTSSLYLERKEDLQAYTDAFNSLRGQALSVQDSMDFIAELGDGA is encoded by the coding sequence ATGCAGTACGGTCCCGCGGTGCGCCGTCGCAAGCTCGGCGCGGAATTGCGGGCGTTGCGCGCCGAGGCCGGGCTCACCAGTGGCGAGGCCGCCTCCCTCGTCGGCTGGCACCAGTCGAAGGTGAGCCGGATCGAGACGGGCCGCAGCGGCGTGAAGGCCACCGACGTACGACTCCTCCTTGAAGCGTACGGCGTTCAGGACCCGCATCTGCGGGAGCTCCTGGTCGCCCTCGCGGGCGGGGGCGACGAGCACGGGCGCCACCACTGGTGGCACGCCTACCGAGGGCTCCTGCCGCCCGCGTACCGGGACTTCATCAGCCTGGAGTCGCAGGCCTGCCGGGTGCGCACGCTGGAGACGACGGTGGTTCCCGGCCTGCTCCAGACGCCCGAGTACGCCCGTGCGGTGACACGTGCCGCGCTCGGCGGGCGGCCCGAGGAACAGGTCGAGGCCCTCGTGCAGGTGCGCCTCGCCCGCCAGGACGTGCTGCGCAGCGAGCCGCCGCTCAGGCTGAGCGTGGTCCTGGACGAGGCGGTGCTGCGGCGGCAGGTGGGCGGCCCCGAGGTGCTTTCCGGACAACTGCGTCGGTTACTGGACGCGGCTCGGCTGCCTCAAGTGCGGCTCCAAGTACTCCCGTTCGCCTCCGGCGAGCACATCGGGCTGATCGGCCCTTTCGTTATTCTCTCCTTTCCGAACATTTCCGATCTGGATGTGGTTGTTCTCGACCACTTGACGAGTAGCCTCTACCTCGAACGGAAAGAAGACCTTCAGGCGTACACCGACGCCTTCAACTCGCTTCGCGGACAGGCGCTTTCCGTTCAGGATTCAATGGATTTCATCGCCGAGTTAGGTGACGGCGCGTAA
- a CDS encoding DUF397 domain-containing protein, whose product MTALPRYVPSSTSLRGARWRRSSRSNGMNNCVETAPLGAGPLTGLLAVRDSKDTAGPAVLFSPTAWEVFVDALR is encoded by the coding sequence ATGACTGCACTGCCTCGGTACGTTCCCTCCAGCACGTCTCTCAGGGGCGCGCGGTGGCGGCGCAGCAGCCGCAGCAACGGAATGAACAACTGTGTGGAGACGGCCCCGCTCGGCGCAGGCCCCCTGACGGGCCTGCTCGCCGTGCGCGACTCGAAGGACACGGCCGGCCCGGCCGTGCTCTTCTCCCCCACGGCCTGGGAAGTCTTCGTCGACGCCCTTCGATGA